The genomic segment TAAAATCTCCCATGATGATGGTGTTTTCCTTTGGTAAAACTTTCAGTAAGTTTTGCACCTGAAGCTCTTGGATCTCCGAAGGTTTTTGATGTGTGTGCAAAAGATGCGTCGTAAACACATGCAAAATTTTTTCCCCAATTTTTATATCTGCTTGTAGGGCGTTGCGACTTTCGGCTTCTGATAATACATAAGTCTTATTGCTAACAATTGGATATTTGCTGAAAATGGCGTTGCTCATAATCCGACCATCATTTCGTATTTCAAGAACCGGAGCAAAAAGACTTTGGTAGCCAAGTTTTTTCAAAAAGCCGATCGTATCTCGTGTTGGGTCATTCGGCACCACCTCTTGTAACCCGATGATGTCTGCATCGAAAGCTGTGAGAAATTTAGAAATCTCGTCGAACTTTCCGTCGTACCAAATATTCCACGAAAGAATTTTTAATTTCATTTTTTCATTATAGCAATTGATTTTTGGTTAGCCAAAAGAAAAACCCAACCGGAAGTTGAGTTTGTGTGACACGCTTTAGCCGAAATCCTACCGCATGCTGATCTTCGGACCGTTCTTATACCAGGAAATCTTGCCACGCGCTTCGAGACAGCGTTTCGCAAACTTCCGGGCGTCGGCGAAGGTTATGATTTCCGACTGAGACATAGCCCCGAAAAGAACGCCAATATCGGCACCTTCAAGGCCGGGAGGAAAGGCGGTTTCGGCGCCGATCATTTCAGGGTCGGCCAGTTTCCATCCTTCTCGGTCGAAGTACACGTCCACGTCGCCAAGGGTGTCTTTTGCTGCCACGACGCCGTGCGCCAGCGTCTGCATCTCGACCGTCGCGAATGGAATTGACCCGTTCTGGGTTTGGGTCAAATGTCCAGCGAGGCGATGACCAAATGACTGGCCCATACGTTCGACTTCAGTTCGCGCCGCCAGAAGTGCGAGACGCGGATTGCGAATGCCGTTAAACGGCGCAGTGGGGCCGGCGCTTTTGCGGTGCCGACGCCAATTAGCGTGGGCGACAACGTGTTGCGGGGTACCGACGGCGAGCGAGTCTGCGAGGTTTTTCATAATAGAACTAAGGAACCGAGTTTTGTACGTTTTTGTGATCTTGCGTTTTAGCGCAAATCACCCACGATGTTTTTATCATGAGTCGATACTTTTGTCAACTCTTCTAACGGAACGCTGGAATGTGTACTTTAAAGAATCCTGTGTTTGGTTTAAAAATTTTATTTTTCTTCTGGAGGATACAATCGTTGATTGAATCCTGGAGTATTCCACTGTGCAAGTTTTTTTAGTGATACCATTTTTGTCACACCTTTTTCTGGGTCTCGGAATTTTTCAACATTAAATATATTACCGTCAGTCCATGTAATCCTCCAGCCGTTCTGGAAATCACCGTTAGATCTTGCCACATTTACCTCCACACCAACCTTAAATATCGAAGCAAGGGCTTCTGGAGATGGTTCAAAATTCTTCCCCATTTCTTGTGACATATTTTTATTTCTTAAAATAAGATTATGAATAACAACCCTAAAAGTATACTACTCCCCCACATTAAATAAAAGCTTTTACTGAAAATCATCTAATGGTAGGAAATTTTAAATAGAATTTGATATAATTTAGCAATGCCGAGCAATTGGAGTAAGGGATTTACAAAAAATACTCACCCTTCTGTTCGAAAAATTTCAGAAACCATGAAGCTGAGCGGTGTGGATAATTTTGCAAAATGGCGCGAAAAAATGCGTGCCTCTGGAAAATTGATTTCAAAATATCCCAAGCTTAAGAAGGATGGCGATTTGGCCGAATTGATTGGTGTGGTGCTCGGCGATGGACATTTGAGCAAATTCCCTCGAACTGAGGAGCTGACAATTTTTTCTAATGCTAATAATCCTAGTTTTGTAAAAAGATATGCTCGTTTGATGCAAAAAATGTTTAGAAAGAAACCCTATGTTGCCAAAGTTACATGGGGCAACTGTATAAGAATTCGAATTTATCAAAAAAATATTCAAAAACGCCTGGGTGTACCTTTTAGCCCTCGCGCCGAAAAAAAGATTAAAGTCCCTCGGTGGATTTTGGGAAATAAACAGTATATAGTAAGATACCTTCGCGGTCTTTATGAGGCTGAAGGATCGCACTGTATTCATCTGCCAACTTCAACATTCAAGTTCTTTTTTAGTAATAAAAATGAAACGATGTTGCGAAATGTGTTTCGTTTGATGAAAAAACTCGGCTTTCACCCTCATCGTAGCGAGTCCAATCATGCGATTCAGATTTCCAGAAAAAGTGAGGTAGAAAAAGCGATAAAATTGTTAAGATTTAGGTACTATTGACAAAATCATTGCGGGGTGGTGTAAAGGTAGCACGTCGCTCTCTGAAAGCGAAGATTTTGGTTCGATTCCAAGCCCCGCAGCCCGAATAAAACTCGCGTCAGATTTCGTAAAAATAGCGCGGGCGGCGGCGCCCAAGGTGGAGGGGCGGATACTTCCACTTTTTTGTTTTGCATTTGCAGGTTCGAGCCGAAGATTTTTTGGAGGAGGTCTTTTTGAACGGGAAGTCATTAGATTCTGCCGCTTCGTCCAATAACGGCTCTTCGCGGATATGTGATTGCGAACGGCTACCTTTCTTTTTGGTGCAGCGTAGTACACATACCGATAGACGTTGCCGTTCTTTTGATGCTTAAATTTCTCTTCTGCCGTAATACCCATAGCGCATAGGACACTTTCCTCCATGCTTTTTCGTACCCCCCCCCGCCAAAAAAAATTCAGTGAGTGGAACGGGGAAAGTGTCATGTGCGGGTCGGCCCTTTGGGGCGGTGCGGGCGGCTGCTATATACAGAACCACTTGGCCTGTGGAAAAGTGCTACAATATCGAAATTAGTTTTACGTATGAAAAAACGCACCACATTTTCCTCTGTCTTTCTCTCTCGTATAGCCCACGGAGCTAAGTCGCCTCTGCTTTTTTGTGCGGCACTTTTTTCTGTTTCGATTTTTCTACTTCCACAAGTCACCTATGCGGCTTATACCTCCGACTCGTTGGTGATGTCGCTTAACTTAAGCGAGAATGGCGGCACTACTGTAGCCGATAGTTCAGGAAATAGTAATAACGGTACCGTGGCGGGATCGCCGACGTGGGCAAACGGCAGCGTTACATTAGATGGGATAAATGACAAAATTACGGTCACAAATAGCAATTCGCTAAATAGTTTAAGTCAAACTTATGAAGCGTGGTTTACCATGCCTGACAGCACCTCTTGGGGCAACATGTCGGACACTTTTCCCCGATTGATCGATAAGACACCGAATTCAACCGCGACTGGCATAAATATTAATATTGATAAAAGTACTAGAAAGGTGCAGGCATTTGTCGCCAGCACAGCATGGAGTAGTATTACCGTTGGATCCGCGAGCAGTCAAAATCTTATTAGTTCCTCTATATTAAATTATGGAACAACCTACCATATCGTTTTTACGTTCGACGATACGACAAAAGCTGGCAAAATTTACATCAATAACATTCTCGTCGCTTCTGCCACAGCCAGTAGCGGATATGTTTCAAATACGTCCAATGTAACTGTTGGCGGGTGTCCGGACGACGATTTAAGAGACGTCGTCGGGACAATTCATCGGGCGTCGATTTACAGTAAAGCCCTTAGCGCAGCAGAAGTCTCAGCAAATTACACAGCTGGTGCAGGTTTTAACTTTGGTTCTACCCCAGAATCGGCCGCTGTAAGCGCTTCCTTATCGACAATGACTGCATCAACTAACAACGTCTCCTCAAATGGTATTGCGAGTACCACCATAACGGTGACGGCTAAAGATTATTCTGGGAATCCTCTTTCCGACAAAACTGTGACTATTGCAAGTAGTAGGGACGCGACGGATACTATCTCTCCCGCTTCAGCAACCACTAATAGCTCGGGCGTGGCTATATTTACTGTAAAAAGTAGCACGAGTGGCTCGCCTGTTATATCCGCCACCGCCGATACAATAATTTTGGATACGACCCAAACTATAAACTTTATTGCGCAATTTATTACTGCCACCGACATAACATACACA from the Patescibacteria group bacterium genome contains:
- a CDS encoding endonuclease/exonuclease/phosphatase family protein translates to MKLKILSWNIWYDGKFDEISKFLTAFDADIIGLQEVVPNDPTRDTIGFLKKLGYQSLFAPVLEIRNDGRIMSNAIFSKYPIVSNKTYVLSEAESRNALQADIKIGEKILHVFTTHLLHTHQKPSEIQELQVQNLLKVLPKENTIIMGDFNALPESAAIKKMREIFVDSDPASPPTWSVYPEGCSGCTPHKIFIRLDYIFTSKDIKVNSPAVHNSKGSDHLPISAVVEI